One part of the Bdellovibrio sp. KM01 genome encodes these proteins:
- a CDS encoding glycerophosphodiester phosphodiesterase family protein has protein sequence MRFSAIFLSTLFLSASNAFAVIPLKIPRGIASIGASAVQCLTAKKMEVHGHRGMNGYPDNTLASFKAAFEAGVDVVELDLQVTDDNHLLVAHDAIPNVGTEKCGIDRKSLLKTALRDLDFKTAQKVRCGIKKFDEEKLEPIPELKQVFAEFKDRKSAAGKPARLNIEVKYFMDQIQFYPPENEYVDLILKVLRESGWTKDRFFVQSFNVEFLKKFKAKAPDIEVVPLVGDARAAEKIAIELGSKKVTPGFWHVNPELVFNMQKQGIKVIVWTPNLEGEIRQVIESGADGIITDYPELFYKIRDELCGI, from the coding sequence ATGCGTTTCAGTGCGATTTTCCTTTCCACACTGTTCTTAAGTGCTTCCAATGCGTTTGCGGTTATACCGTTAAAAATTCCGCGTGGTATCGCCAGTATCGGTGCCAGCGCCGTTCAATGCTTAACCGCAAAAAAAATGGAAGTCCACGGTCACCGTGGAATGAATGGTTATCCCGATAATACGCTGGCTTCATTCAAAGCGGCATTCGAGGCGGGAGTGGATGTTGTCGAGCTCGATTTGCAAGTGACTGACGATAACCACCTGTTGGTTGCTCATGATGCTATTCCGAACGTGGGAACGGAGAAATGTGGCATTGATCGCAAATCATTGCTAAAGACTGCGTTGCGAGATCTTGATTTCAAAACTGCACAAAAAGTACGTTGTGGGATTAAAAAGTTTGATGAAGAAAAATTAGAACCTATCCCTGAACTGAAACAAGTCTTCGCTGAATTCAAAGATCGTAAAAGTGCCGCGGGGAAGCCCGCTCGTCTGAACATCGAAGTGAAATACTTCATGGATCAAATCCAGTTTTATCCACCTGAAAATGAATACGTGGATCTTATCTTAAAGGTCCTTCGGGAGAGTGGCTGGACGAAGGATCGTTTCTTTGTTCAGTCTTTCAATGTCGAGTTCTTAAAGAAATTCAAAGCCAAGGCCCCGGATATCGAAGTCGTTCCACTGGTGGGTGATGCGCGTGCTGCGGAAAAGATCGCCATTGAATTAGGATCGAAAAAGGTGACTCCCGGTTTTTGGCACGTGAACCCCGAATTAGTGTTTAACATGCAAAAACAGGGAATTAAGGTCATCGTGTGGACACCGAATCTTGAGGGCGAGATTCGCCAAGTCATTGAATCCGGTGCCGATGGCATCATCACTGATTATCCTGAATTGTTTTACAAAATTCGTGACGAGCTTTGCGGGATTTAA
- the fni gene encoding type 2 isopentenyl-diphosphate Delta-isomerase has product MSESNTQFENRKRDHIRIALDPRSQTEGQTGLDSIELIHEALPDLNFKEVDISTSFSFSKGMSSQTLSLSSPIFISSMTAGHEHGREINMALARLSDRRQILMGVGSQRRELNDTNAAEEWTQVRKVAPKARLLGNIGIAQLIKTPLDGIRRLVDATEAVALFVHVNPLQEVLQPEGTTDFKNSLQAIENLVKFAEVPVIVKEVGCGFSTSTLKRLEGTGIAAVDVAGKGGTHWGRVEGYRSEETEMLYHAAQTYANWGISTVESLLNAEEARVSFEIWASGGVRTGLDVAKLCALGAKKVGIAKPFLEAALSEAQDADMALENLLNRLETELKIALFCTGSKTIAELATKKVIR; this is encoded by the coding sequence ATGAGCGAATCCAATACGCAGTTTGAAAACAGAAAGCGCGATCACATAAGAATCGCGCTGGACCCAAGGTCTCAGACCGAGGGACAAACCGGATTGGATTCGATCGAATTAATTCATGAGGCTCTGCCTGATTTGAATTTTAAAGAGGTCGATATTTCGACCTCTTTTTCTTTTTCTAAAGGGATGTCTTCTCAGACACTCTCACTTTCTTCTCCGATTTTTATCTCATCGATGACTGCAGGCCATGAACATGGTCGTGAAATCAATATGGCTTTGGCTCGCTTAAGCGATCGTCGTCAGATTTTGATGGGTGTCGGATCACAACGTCGTGAATTGAATGATACCAATGCTGCCGAGGAATGGACTCAGGTGCGCAAAGTCGCACCGAAAGCCCGTTTGCTGGGAAATATTGGTATTGCACAATTGATCAAAACACCTCTGGATGGCATCCGTCGTCTGGTAGATGCCACAGAAGCTGTGGCGTTGTTTGTCCATGTAAACCCTCTGCAAGAAGTTTTGCAGCCAGAGGGCACGACAGACTTTAAGAACTCCTTACAAGCCATTGAAAACCTCGTGAAATTCGCAGAGGTTCCTGTGATAGTGAAGGAAGTTGGCTGTGGGTTTTCGACAAGTACTTTGAAGCGCTTAGAAGGCACGGGCATAGCTGCTGTCGACGTCGCTGGCAAAGGTGGAACTCACTGGGGCCGTGTAGAAGGCTATCGTTCTGAAGAGACCGAAATGCTTTATCACGCAGCTCAAACTTACGCGAACTGGGGAATCAGCACGGTAGAGTCTTTACTTAATGCTGAGGAAGCCAGAGTAAGCTTTGAGATTTGGGCATCGGGCGGCGTGCGTACGGGCCTTGATGTCGCTAAACTGTGTGCGTTGGGAGCAAAAAAGGTCGGCATCGCAAAGCCATTTTTGGAAGCGGCCTTATCAGAGGCTCAAGATGCTGACATGGCACTTGAGAATTTACTCAACCGTTTAGAAACTGAACTTAAGATCGCGCTATTTTGTACAGGCAGCAAAACAATCGCTGAACTGGCAACGAAGAAGGTGATTCGATGA
- a CDS encoding mevalonate kinase produces MSTNFQCTAYGKWILAGEHSVIRGYPSLVFPIPSRTLELEYKAGDHALQLELRGDHGQELQLLIWGVLERAFQLKGISRQNLTGTLYMDSSLPVGAGMGASAALCVALTRWLGHLGYVQEAEYFDFARNLEDLFHGESSGIDIAVALSGEGLRFVRNGERKQITPKWKPRWYISYSGKRGVTVDAVNKVKELLAKQPPKGQQIDLHMAKAVETAQEALMMDEEQGRKVLVQAIEMGADCFEQWGLNDGAPANHIQWLRNQGAIAVKPTGSGGGGYVISLWDKEPTAETLKELIPC; encoded by the coding sequence ATGTCCACTAACTTTCAGTGTACTGCTTATGGAAAATGGATTTTGGCTGGCGAACACTCGGTGATTCGCGGCTATCCTTCATTGGTATTTCCAATTCCGTCACGAACTTTGGAATTGGAGTACAAAGCGGGTGATCATGCTTTGCAATTGGAGCTTCGTGGCGATCACGGGCAGGAGTTGCAATTATTGATTTGGGGAGTGCTGGAAAGAGCTTTCCAGTTAAAAGGTATTTCTCGTCAAAATTTGACAGGCACTTTGTATATGGATTCTTCGTTGCCTGTGGGCGCGGGCATGGGGGCTTCGGCCGCTTTGTGCGTGGCTTTGACTCGTTGGTTGGGGCACCTGGGGTATGTCCAGGAAGCTGAATATTTTGATTTCGCACGCAATCTGGAAGATCTTTTCCACGGTGAAAGCAGTGGGATTGATATCGCTGTCGCTTTGTCGGGGGAGGGTTTGCGTTTTGTTCGTAACGGTGAACGTAAGCAAATCACGCCGAAATGGAAACCTCGTTGGTATATTTCCTATTCCGGTAAGCGTGGTGTGACGGTGGATGCCGTCAATAAGGTGAAAGAACTTTTGGCGAAGCAACCTCCGAAAGGTCAGCAAATTGATTTGCATATGGCGAAAGCAGTCGAGACGGCTCAGGAGGCGCTGATGATGGATGAAGAGCAAGGACGTAAGGTCTTGGTTCAAGCCATTGAAATGGGTGCAGACTGCTTTGAGCAATGGGGTCTTAATGATGGGGCTCCGGCAAATCATATTCAGTGGTTGCGCAATCAAGGTGCGATTGCGGTGAAGCCTACGGGTTCAGGTGGCGGAGGCTATGTGATTTCTTTGTGGGACAAAGAGCCAACAGCGGAAACTCTTAAAGAGCTTATTCCCTGTTAG
- a CDS encoding DUF3443 family protein, with protein MNNIKAALILIGGLIVSFNQVACTASGTSSRSLAAAVYFPTTLTGDNVVPMSVGACGVNGYENEPCISITLCAPGTTTCQTIDNILVDTGSYGLKVFKSLITIPLTQISVSGGGSLASCTGYLDGSGHWGEVVRADVKLGGLSTQATVTAGIPIVTLNASYANASGCSDEPDTTPAVAGFNGIIGVGPFVEDCSVNDTGTNPCVVAAKSLYWKCTGNNCQKTAVPASDQVANPVAKLAAPYNTGVVLKLPSVSSTGAGAAYGYMVLGIGSDSNNTATGTTIFPVENDATFVTTYNGTSNPSGGSDYDYAFIDSGTNFNGFPRLGGSPTLCSGGSGFYCPASEINVYAIMKSGSVTQQVTFKVGNMFTLASADPQSKVFNNIAFDTSDMGSTVADIPFDWGLPFFLGRSVYVGIKGTSPTINGSATAGPFWAF; from the coding sequence ATGAATAACATCAAAGCAGCTCTTATTCTGATCGGTGGACTCATTGTCAGTTTCAACCAAGTGGCCTGCACAGCCAGCGGCACCAGTTCGCGCTCTTTGGCAGCAGCCGTTTATTTTCCAACGACCTTAACCGGAGACAATGTTGTTCCAATGTCTGTGGGAGCTTGTGGTGTGAATGGCTATGAAAATGAGCCCTGTATTAGCATCACTCTGTGTGCGCCAGGTACGACAACTTGCCAGACGATTGATAACATCCTGGTCGATACGGGCAGTTATGGTCTGAAAGTATTTAAATCTTTAATCACGATTCCATTGACGCAAATTTCTGTTAGCGGAGGAGGCTCCCTGGCAAGTTGTACCGGATACCTTGATGGTTCAGGTCACTGGGGCGAAGTTGTGCGTGCGGATGTGAAGCTGGGTGGCCTTAGCACTCAAGCGACAGTGACTGCGGGTATTCCGATTGTGACTTTGAATGCGAGTTATGCAAATGCTTCGGGTTGCAGTGATGAGCCTGATACGACTCCTGCAGTGGCCGGGTTTAACGGGATCATTGGTGTGGGTCCCTTCGTTGAAGACTGCAGTGTTAATGACACGGGCACAAATCCTTGCGTAGTGGCTGCTAAATCACTTTATTGGAAATGTACCGGTAACAACTGTCAGAAAACGGCGGTGCCAGCTTCTGATCAGGTGGCCAATCCCGTGGCTAAACTCGCGGCTCCATATAATACTGGAGTCGTCTTAAAGCTTCCTTCGGTCAGTTCGACAGGGGCGGGCGCAGCTTATGGCTATATGGTCCTGGGTATTGGCTCTGATTCCAATAATACTGCGACGGGTACAACGATCTTTCCTGTGGAAAATGATGCGACCTTCGTGACGACGTATAACGGAACTTCGAATCCAAGTGGTGGATCCGACTATGATTATGCCTTTATTGATAGCGGAACGAACTTCAATGGTTTCCCTCGTCTGGGGGGCTCACCCACATTGTGTTCCGGTGGTTCAGGGTTTTATTGCCCAGCCTCTGAAATCAATGTTTATGCAATTATGAAATCCGGATCCGTAACCCAACAGGTTACTTTCAAAGTGGGGAACATGTTCACCCTGGCTTCGGCAGACCCACAAAGTAAGGTCTTTAATAATATCGCCTTCGATACCTCTGATATGGGTAGTACCGTGGCTGATATCCCTTTTGACTGGGGATTGCCGTTTTTCTTAGGGAGATCGGTCTATGTGGGAATCAAAGGAACCTCGCCAACGATCAATGGATCTGCGACGGCGGGACCGTTTTGGGCATTCTAA
- a CDS encoding DUF2844 domain-containing protein, which yields MKHQFCGLLMGAFIPLFAMTAEAALGDQLVTTSSTSSARKATSSGSSYSVSEATTDDGVKVRQYVDSQGRVFAISWKGATLPPLSELLGAYLPEYKKEVKSRGRQFGRRSLKVSTDNIVVEGSSRQTDQRGRAYIPASLPQGFDLKEINFNE from the coding sequence ATGAAACATCAATTCTGTGGCCTTCTTATGGGGGCGTTTATTCCGTTGTTTGCAATGACTGCTGAGGCAGCTTTGGGCGACCAACTTGTGACGACATCTTCAACTTCTTCAGCTCGCAAAGCCACATCATCAGGCTCCAGTTATTCCGTTTCGGAAGCAACAACAGATGACGGTGTGAAGGTTCGTCAGTACGTCGACTCCCAAGGTCGCGTCTTTGCAATTTCCTGGAAGGGTGCAACGCTTCCGCCATTGAGTGAGCTTTTGGGGGCATATCTGCCTGAATATAAAAAAGAAGTGAAATCCCGAGGTCGTCAATTTGGCCGCCGCTCTTTAAAAGTTTCCACCGACAATATCGTGGTCGAAGGTTCCAGTCGTCAGACGGATCAACGCGGTCGCGCCTATATTCCTGCAAGTTTACCGCAGGGCTTTGACCTAAAGGAAATTAACTTCAATGAATAA
- a CDS encoding esterase family protein → MKHFDTLTNYRAYEVHNFQIETLQIRSQCLKDNPLNDSATRFNPLLLPKNKGPWPVVLVLGGFSGNAPFYFNAKFNEQNTIQVIDQACSRGEAPEALYVFVDALTTWGGAQFLNSSAVGNYQDYIMTEIVPALSHYPVSKDPKEWCVMGGSSGGYGALQLASLFPETFGLCAAIAPDSFFDASIINDLYQALPVWEKYGQSGLRVLEELRNGKLTKFRNWHSLLNAFGMSACYSPKGSSGDFHFPLDPRTGNKIVEIWEHWLEKDPVHFLPKRRDALRKLHALYLDVGTKDNFHLQYGARQISAVLTGMGIAHDYVEFDGNHFDIGERRPEVWKWLTTYWRK, encoded by the coding sequence ATGAAACACTTCGACACACTCACTAATTATCGCGCTTATGAAGTTCATAACTTTCAAATCGAGACACTGCAAATCCGCAGTCAGTGTTTAAAAGACAATCCATTGAATGACTCTGCCACTCGCTTTAACCCCCTGCTTTTGCCGAAGAACAAAGGACCTTGGCCTGTGGTTTTGGTCTTGGGCGGTTTCAGTGGGAATGCGCCTTTTTATTTCAATGCGAAATTCAACGAACAAAATACGATTCAAGTGATTGATCAAGCGTGCTCCCGCGGTGAGGCTCCGGAAGCTTTGTATGTATTTGTGGATGCACTCACCACATGGGGAGGAGCGCAGTTTTTAAACTCTTCTGCGGTGGGAAATTATCAAGATTATATTATGACAGAGATCGTGCCCGCACTTTCACACTATCCCGTTTCGAAAGATCCCAAAGAATGGTGTGTGATGGGCGGATCCAGTGGCGGTTACGGAGCATTGCAACTGGCAAGTCTTTTCCCTGAGACCTTTGGTTTATGTGCCGCGATTGCACCGGATTCATTTTTCGATGCGAGCATCATCAACGATCTATACCAGGCACTTCCTGTTTGGGAAAAATACGGCCAATCGGGATTGCGCGTTTTAGAAGAACTTCGCAATGGCAAGCTTACCAAATTTCGCAATTGGCATTCATTATTAAATGCCTTTGGAATGTCAGCTTGCTATTCACCAAAAGGCTCCTCCGGTGATTTTCATTTCCCATTGGATCCGCGCACTGGGAATAAGATTGTTGAAATTTGGGAACACTGGTTAGAAAAAGATCCTGTCCACTTTTTGCCAAAACGTCGCGATGCCTTACGCAAGCTCCACGCGTTGTATTTAGACGTAGGCACCAAAGACAACTTCCATTTGCAGTACGGAGCCCGTCAGATCTCGGCAGTCTTAACTGGAATGGGTATTGCTCATGACTATGTCGAATTTGATGGAAATCATTTTGACATAGGAGAGCGCCGCCCTGAAGTTTGGAAGTGGCTTACGACTTATTGGAGAAAGTAA
- the mvaD gene encoding diphosphomevalonate decarboxylase, whose protein sequence is MNQVLVSAPSNIALIKYMGKIEGTGNQPTNASLSYTLENLRTFVRLTEIDGGADLWKPLIREDLEKIDLSEKGQQRFLKHFANLKSRWGVQKNFLVESANNFPSDCGLASSASSFAALTLAAAEMFQKLNPQPWGADLKTLSELSRQGSGSSCRSLFSPWALWKHEYAQPMNLPVKNMHHICVVVEASKKEVSSSEAHKLVTTSPRFAGRVERAELRLADLSQALQSTDWHMARQIVWDEFIDMHRLFETSQPSFSYMTDASKQVLEECQKLWNRWQDGPLVTMDAGANVHMLFRHDQIKRYSEYREHFGKQFKILAFEGVIPDVH, encoded by the coding sequence ATGAATCAAGTTTTAGTCTCTGCTCCCTCAAATATCGCGCTGATCAAGTACATGGGTAAAATCGAAGGCACTGGTAATCAGCCGACGAATGCCTCTTTGTCTTATACCTTGGAAAACTTGCGCACGTTTGTGCGTTTGACCGAGATCGACGGTGGCGCGGATTTGTGGAAGCCTTTGATTCGTGAAGATCTTGAAAAAATCGATCTTTCAGAAAAAGGTCAGCAGCGCTTTCTAAAACATTTTGCGAATTTGAAATCAAGATGGGGAGTTCAAAAAAACTTCCTGGTGGAATCTGCGAATAACTTTCCCTCGGACTGTGGTCTGGCGAGTTCTGCTTCGAGCTTTGCCGCTTTGACTTTGGCGGCGGCAGAGATGTTTCAAAAACTAAATCCACAACCGTGGGGAGCTGATCTGAAAACTTTGTCAGAGCTTTCCCGTCAGGGGTCTGGTTCTTCTTGTCGTTCTTTGTTTTCTCCGTGGGCATTGTGGAAGCATGAATATGCTCAACCGATGAATTTGCCTGTTAAAAACATGCATCACATTTGTGTGGTGGTGGAGGCTTCTAAAAAAGAGGTGTCTTCGTCTGAGGCTCACAAGCTTGTTACCACAAGTCCTCGTTTTGCAGGCCGTGTGGAGCGTGCAGAACTTCGTTTGGCTGATTTAAGTCAGGCTTTGCAATCGACGGATTGGCACATGGCCCGTCAAATCGTGTGGGATGAATTCATCGATATGCACCGCTTATTTGAAACAAGTCAGCCGTCATTTAGCTATATGACGGATGCTTCGAAGCAAGTTTTGGAAGAATGCCAAAAGCTTTGGAATCGCTGGCAGGATGGACCGCTCGTGACAATGGATGCCGGTGCCAATGTGCACATGCTTTTCCGTCACGATCAGATCAAACGCTATTCTGAATACCGCGAACATTTCGGCAAACAGTTTAAGATTTTAGCTTTTGAAGGTGTGATTCCAGATGTCCACTAA
- a CDS encoding multidrug efflux SMR transporter, with translation MTTTTAWILLVIAGVLEFIWATGLKYSEGFTKLVPSVFTLVTMGISFYLLSLSMRVLPVGVSYTVWTGIGAVGAVIVGTLVFKEPLSLMKLLFLGMIIAGILGLKFVE, from the coding sequence ATGACAACTACAACAGCTTGGATTTTATTAGTTATTGCAGGAGTTCTGGAGTTTATCTGGGCGACAGGTCTTAAATATTCTGAAGGCTTTACAAAACTAGTGCCGTCTGTTTTTACTTTGGTCACCATGGGGATCAGTTTTTACTTACTTTCCTTAAGCATGCGCGTTTTACCCGTAGGTGTATCGTACACGGTGTGGACGGGGATTGGTGCCGTGGGTGCCGTCATCGTTGGTACTTTGGTATTCAAAGAGCCCCTGTCGTTGATGAAGCTTTTGTTTTTGGGAATGATCATTGCGGGCATACTTGGCCTAAAGTTCGTAGAATAG
- the rplT gene encoding 50S ribosomal protein L20 produces the protein MARVKSGKTNRARHKKVLKRAKGYYSAGSRAYIHAVEKNDRGMAFAYRDRKAKKRNFRTLWNQRINAAARANGTTYSRLIGGLIKAGIQVDRKVLANLAITDAAGFTALCKHALA, from the coding sequence ATGGCTCGTGTAAAATCTGGTAAAACAAATCGTGCTCGTCACAAAAAAGTTCTTAAAAGAGCAAAAGGTTACTACAGCGCTGGTTCTCGTGCATACATCCACGCGGTAGAAAAAAATGACCGTGGTATGGCTTTCGCTTACCGCGATCGTAAAGCTAAAAAACGCAACTTCCGCACTTTGTGGAATCAACGTATCAATGCAGCTGCTCGTGCAAACGGCACTACATACTCTCGTTTGATTGGTGGCTTGATTAAAGCTGGCATCCAAGTTGACCGTAAAGTTTTGGCGAACTTGGCTATCACAGACGCAGCAGGCTTCACAGCACTTTGCAAACACGCTTTGGCATAG
- a CDS encoding hydroxymethylglutaryl-CoA reductase, degradative yields MKKQLQEIFKGFSKLTRQERLDSLVEVGALQQADVDYISKGGLRDTTLGEKFIENVIGYFQMPLGVATNFRIDGKDFVIPMAVEETSIVAAVCKSAKWIRESGSITTEVVGAEIIGQIQIAKVKDFATFEKQLLAQKNYMIEISNREVAFGLVRRGGGVRDIQVRRVPRGDGTDMAVVHVLMDPCDAMGANIMNQVCEYLKEPIEQFTGEKVTMCILSNLVDTKITRAVVHIKDIDPALAEKIEEASLFAQMDPYRAATNNKGVLNGIDPVLVATGNDWRAVEAGIHAYACRDGQYRSITKWYRDNGGLTGVFEAPLVVGTVGGVTTLHPTAMMCMKMLGTQSANELSRVIAAVGLVQNLGALKALTTVGIIEGHMKLHTKNLALGAGAEEREIPAVQKKLEEILTIRKRISLSNAIEVLKELRAGQATSSTQHPH; encoded by the coding sequence ATGAAAAAACAACTGCAAGAAATCTTCAAAGGTTTCTCAAAACTTACTCGCCAGGAACGTCTGGATTCATTGGTGGAAGTTGGTGCTTTACAACAAGCAGACGTGGACTACATCTCTAAGGGTGGTTTGCGTGACACGACTCTGGGTGAGAAGTTCATTGAAAACGTGATTGGTTATTTCCAGATGCCATTGGGAGTTGCAACGAACTTCCGTATCGATGGCAAAGACTTTGTTATTCCTATGGCGGTGGAGGAAACTTCTATCGTAGCGGCTGTATGTAAATCCGCTAAATGGATCCGTGAATCCGGTTCTATCACAACGGAAGTTGTGGGAGCTGAGATCATCGGTCAAATTCAAATCGCGAAAGTGAAAGACTTTGCGACTTTCGAAAAACAATTATTAGCACAAAAAAACTACATGATCGAAATCTCTAACCGCGAAGTGGCTTTCGGCCTGGTTCGACGCGGTGGTGGTGTTCGTGATATTCAAGTTCGCCGTGTCCCTCGTGGTGACGGCACGGATATGGCTGTGGTTCACGTCCTGATGGATCCTTGTGATGCCATGGGTGCGAACATCATGAATCAAGTGTGCGAATACTTAAAAGAGCCGATCGAACAATTCACAGGTGAAAAAGTGACGATGTGTATCCTATCAAACTTGGTAGACACTAAAATCACTCGCGCTGTGGTTCATATCAAAGACATTGATCCTGCTTTGGCCGAAAAAATTGAAGAAGCATCTTTGTTTGCGCAAATGGATCCGTACCGTGCGGCGACGAACAACAAGGGTGTACTTAACGGTATCGACCCCGTGTTAGTGGCGACAGGTAACGACTGGCGCGCAGTGGAAGCTGGCATTCATGCTTACGCTTGCCGTGACGGTCAGTACCGTTCGATCACAAAATGGTACCGTGATAACGGCGGCCTGACAGGGGTGTTTGAGGCTCCCTTGGTTGTGGGCACTGTGGGTGGGGTTACCACTCTTCATCCAACAGCGATGATGTGTATGAAGATGCTGGGCACTCAGTCTGCAAATGAACTTTCTCGTGTGATTGCAGCTGTGGGCTTGGTGCAGAACCTGGGTGCTTTGAAGGCTCTAACGACTGTTGGAATCATCGAAGGTCACATGAAACTTCATACAAAAAATCTGGCCTTGGGTGCGGGCGCTGAAGAGCGCGAAATCCCAGCTGTTCAGAAAAAACTTGAAGAGATTTTGACGATTCGTAAGCGTATTTCCCTTAGCAATGCGATTGAAGTTCTTAAGGAACTTCGTGCGGGTCAGGCGACAAGCTCGACTCAGCACCCTCATTAG
- a CDS encoding D-glycerate dehydrogenase has product MKNTILLPYIAPKNVAALAKEKFDAFVSDRELTTEEIVQLANEKKPQGMIIVPKQKFTKDIIAKLPDSLRIIATSSVGFDHLDIAAAKERGIQLTNTPDVLTECTADIAMLLLLNACRRGREYLEIMEAGWRKPFSQSEMLGVKVSGKTLGIYGMGRIGQAVADRARGFGMKIVYCNRRRLSPELEKGATYFAKLEDMLPHCQILSLNAPGNADTRHIINDQTLALLPDDAVLVNVARGSLVQEDALMRALQSGKLFAAGLDVFENEPAYDLRLKEFHNVFLTPHMGSATRETRDAMGFRALENIEQSLKGQRPQDSLWE; this is encoded by the coding sequence ATGAAAAATACGATCCTTCTTCCCTACATTGCTCCCAAAAATGTGGCCGCCCTCGCAAAAGAAAAATTTGATGCTTTCGTCTCAGATCGTGAATTGACGACAGAGGAAATCGTGCAGCTGGCGAACGAGAAAAAGCCTCAGGGAATGATTATTGTACCAAAACAAAAGTTCACAAAAGATATCATTGCAAAACTTCCTGACAGTTTGAGGATCATCGCCACCTCGAGTGTGGGCTTTGATCATCTGGATATTGCTGCAGCGAAAGAACGCGGTATTCAACTGACAAACACCCCGGACGTTTTAACTGAATGCACAGCCGACATTGCCATGCTTTTACTTTTGAATGCCTGCCGCCGTGGGCGCGAGTATCTGGAGATCATGGAAGCTGGCTGGAGAAAACCTTTCAGCCAATCTGAAATGCTGGGAGTGAAAGTCAGCGGCAAAACTTTGGGAATTTATGGTATGGGACGCATCGGTCAAGCGGTGGCTGATCGAGCCCGCGGTTTCGGAATGAAGATCGTGTATTGCAATCGCCGTCGTCTTTCCCCAGAGTTGGAAAAAGGTGCGACGTACTTTGCAAAACTGGAAGACATGCTTCCGCATTGCCAGATTCTTTCCTTAAATGCGCCCGGAAATGCTGACACCAGACATATCATCAATGACCAGACCTTGGCGCTTTTGCCCGACGATGCGGTCTTGGTGAATGTTGCTCGTGGAAGCCTGGTTCAGGAAGATGCTTTGATGCGCGCACTGCAATCAGGAAAACTTTTTGCCGCAGGTTTGGATGTTTTTGAAAACGAACCGGCTTATGATTTGCGCCTTAAAGAGTTCCACAATGTCTTTTTGACTCCGCATATGGGTAGTGCCACTCGGGAAACTCGGGATGCCATGGGCTTTCGTGCTTTGGAAAATATCGAACAGTCCTTAAAAGGCCAGAGACCACAAGACAGCTTGTGGGAATAA
- the rpmI gene encoding 50S ribosomal protein L35: MKMRTHSGAKKRMKVTASGKVKKKSTRMRHLNSHMSSKTKRQLGKTSYVEDANMLQARRCLVF; encoded by the coding sequence ATGAAAATGCGTACTCACTCAGGCGCTAAAAAACGCATGAAAGTTACAGCGAGCGGCAAAGTTAAGAAAAAAAGCACTCGCATGCGTCACTTGAACTCTCACATGAGCTCAAAAACAAAAAGACAACTTGGTAAAACATCTTACGTAGAAGACGCGAACATGCTTCAAGCACGTCGCTGCCTAGTATTCTAA
- the infC gene encoding translation initiation factor IF-3 — translation MNREIRAQQIRVIDDEGNMLGVMTVPEAVRIAEERGLDLLEIAPTATPPTCKIMDYGKWKYEKKKQATAARKKQTVVTIKEVQMRPRTDQHDFETKMNHARRFLLDGDKVKVSLRFMGRELAHQEIGMDVIKKAIAFVDDLAMVESQPKMEGKQMFLMLAPDPLKIKEYQKAHPNKSKQDSKELDELKEVETDDED, via the coding sequence GTGAATCGTGAGATTCGCGCCCAGCAAATTCGCGTTATCGATGATGAAGGTAACATGTTGGGTGTTATGACTGTACCTGAGGCAGTTCGTATCGCTGAAGAACGTGGATTGGATCTACTTGAGATTGCTCCAACAGCAACTCCTCCTACTTGTAAAATCATGGATTACGGCAAGTGGAAGTACGAGAAAAAGAAACAAGCAACAGCAGCTCGTAAAAAGCAAACTGTTGTGACGATCAAAGAGGTGCAAATGCGCCCTCGTACAGATCAACATGACTTTGAAACTAAGATGAATCACGCTCGTCGTTTCTTGCTAGATGGCGATAAAGTGAAAGTATCTTTGCGCTTTATGGGTCGTGAATTGGCCCATCAAGAAATCGGTATGGATGTTATCAAGAAAGCCATCGCTTTTGTTGACGATTTGGCCATGGTCGAATCTCAACCGAAAATGGAAGGTAAGCAAATGTTCTTGATGCTGGCTCCAGATCCTTTGAAAATCAAAGAGTATCAAAAAGCTCATCCGAACAAGTCTAAACAAGACTCTAAAGAGCTCGACGAACTTAAAGAAGTCGAAACAGACGACGAAGACTAG